From Rudanella lutea DSM 19387, a single genomic window includes:
- a CDS encoding succinate dehydrogenase/fumarate reductase iron-sulfur subunit, which translates to MKVNLKVWRQKNNNTAGKLVEYSLDNISPDMSFLEMFDVLNAELIRKGDEPVAFDHDCREGICGMCSMYINGRAHGPQTGATTCQLHMRSFSDGDTIVVEPWRARAFPVIKDLMVDRTAFDRVVQAGGYVSVNTGSAPDANEIAIPRTIADEAMDAAQCIGCGACVAACKNASAMLFVSAKVSHMAVLPQGQAERKIRAERMVAQMDAEGFGACSFTGACSVECPKSISLDHIARMNREYLGAKLTSENV; encoded by the coding sequence ATGAAAGTTAATCTCAAAGTCTGGAGACAGAAAAATAACAATACAGCGGGTAAGTTGGTCGAGTACAGCCTCGACAACATCTCGCCCGATATGTCTTTCCTGGAGATGTTCGACGTACTGAACGCCGAGCTGATTCGGAAAGGTGATGAGCCCGTCGCCTTCGATCACGACTGCCGCGAGGGTATCTGCGGTATGTGCTCGATGTACATCAACGGACGGGCTCACGGCCCCCAAACGGGTGCTACAACCTGTCAGCTTCACATGCGTTCGTTCAGCGATGGCGACACGATTGTGGTTGAACCCTGGCGGGCACGGGCATTCCCGGTGATTAAAGACCTGATGGTCGACCGGACGGCCTTTGACCGGGTGGTGCAGGCCGGTGGTTACGTATCGGTGAATACCGGTTCGGCCCCCGATGCCAACGAAATTGCCATCCCCCGGACCATTGCCGATGAGGCCATGGACGCGGCTCAGTGCATTGGTTGCGGTGCCTGCGTAGCGGCTTGTAAAAACGCATCGGCCATGCTGTTTGTGTCGGCGAAAGTGTCGCACATGGCGGTATTACCCCAAGGTCAGGCCGAGCGCAAGATTCGGGCCGAGCGGATGGTGGCGCAGATGGACGCCGAAGGTTTTGGTGCCTGCTCATTCACGGGTGCCTGCTCGGTAGAATGCCCCAAGTCGATCTCACTCGACCACATTGCGCGCATGAACCGCGAGTACCTGGGTGCCAAGCTGACGTCGGAGAACGTCTAA